tcctccctctggACTCTTCATTCATTAAGGCCATTTGGACCCATCACTTCCAATAAGGGAAGTATCTACATCAACAAAGAAGTGACCCCCTTCCTCCTCAGGGAGGGCAGCTGGACATTCTGAGGCCTGTCCCAACTTTGTCCCATCATTGAGGCAGCAGGAtcatgacttttatttattttaattcatgcCTTGTCTGCAGTGGTGTCTGCTCAGCTCAGCCCCTGATTCAGCTGTGCTTAGAGGAGGCCGCTGTTCACTTGATCTGCTTCAATTACTGTTAAGTAATGGGGTCTTCGTGTCTAGTTgggattttaattttgtttatatagtgAAGTGTCTTTTTAGTTTGGTGGTAAATCTTCATCTGCCTTCACGAAAGCTGACAGATCTCTCTGGAAGAGAGCAGGGAGAACGAAGCAGTCAGCACAAGCAGTCCTGGCATCAGAGCTCCTGCAGCAGTCAGTGTCCTAAGGTCCCGGTAGGCCTTGCTACCTGGACCATTGGCCACACAAGCACGTAGGTCAGCTATTCATAAGCAGCAGAAATGAGAGTCATTTAATCCACTCTGATGGCTGAGGGTCACCACGTACATCATGGCCTCATGCTCCAGAGGATACCTGCCTACCATGGTATCAGAGTaggcctttccttttctcctgcaCCACGAATCAAGGACCAGGACCACCACCTGAGCCACCTAAAGAATGTTatctcagctgggcatggtggcacacgcctttaatcctacccagcacttgggaggtagaggcaagcagattgctgtgagttcaaggccagcctggtctatagagctaaccccaggacagctagggctattatacagagaaaccctgtcttggcaagGGTAGCggggagggctggagatatggctcagtggttaagagcactggctgctcttccagaggacccaggttcaattcccagcacccacatggcagctcacaactgtctgtaacttcagttccaggggatccagcatcctcctcacacagatatagatgcaggcaaaattcCAATACACACATTAGCCCAAAGTATTGAGAGTTGACAGCAGCCCAGTTTTAACACAGTGTagtagttaattttctgttgctgtgataaaataccatgaccaaggaagCTTAAGGaaaagagttctttttttttcccctaagctTACAGATCCAAAGGAATAAGGGTCCGTTAtggtggggaggcatggcagcaagtggcaggcatggtggcaggagcaggaagctaagaGCTTATATCTTGAATAGCAAGTATGATGCAGAGGTGAACAGGAAGTGAttgagtctttaaactctcaaagcccacccccagtgacatccTCCTCTAGCAAGGCCAGACCTCCAGCCAGACAGCACCACCAACCGGGGACCACATCTGAAACTATAGGGACCATTCTCATTTcaaccaccacacacactgtACGTATTTCTCCATGTAAAAATTGAGTAGATTCCAAGTAACTAGATATTTGGGCCTTGATCTGGTCCTTTTAAAGCTCTCATCTAATTTAATGTTTTagactgatgagatggctcagtgggtgaagactTTTGCCCGAAGCTTGattcctggaacctacatggaAGTTgcactctgacttccacatatgtgccatggcatgtgcaccccccaaaatgagaaataaaggtaaataagtgtaaaaaacacttttataaaaaaaatttaagctcctcttttgttttctctgctccATTTCTGAACGGTgtttaaaaaccaaaatgacaGTGTTGGGTGCAGTGAATATTGAGCTCCTTGCTCTTGGATGCTGTAAACCATCTGAGGTGTGGATGGACACActcctctgtgtgtctccttACCTCCATGTCATGCACACTCATTGGTGTGTCTCAGTACCTCCACTGTCAtactatatatatgcatgcacactcatCTGTATGTCTCATTACCTCCATGTCATACCTATGAGAAGCTAGGAGTGGGCAACAGTAGTTCCAATGTCAGAGATGTGTCTTTGGATAGATGGCTAGAGATAGAATTGCTGGGTTCTCATGACTTCACCATATTTTCTTATCTCTTCCTTCCAGCATCTTAGGAGATGCTTGCTTTCTACAGGGCTGTGCCACATTTGAAAAGCTGTGCCAGGCTGATGGATGACAGATGATATCTTGATTTagcttcatttgcatttttctagaTACAAATGTATTAGTAACTGTTCTTATTGCTGTGTTCTTAGGAAGCAGGGAGATAAATCCTGGTGCTCAGCCcactttttcctcttttccttttcttctgtccaTTATTTCAACCCTGACAATGATGCCACCCACCTCCAGGGCCCAGCTTACTCCCTCAGCTAATGCTGTCTGGGAATACCATCACAGATACCTCCAAAGACATGCCCACTAATGTCCCAGGCATTTTGTCATCTAATGAACTCCACAAAGAAAGTATTGGAATGAGTATCTAACTGTCATGACTGATGTGTGATGGTTCTCAACAGCTTGCTTTTAAATCATCTGTCTTTTGTTCATGGAGGTGgcaccagtatttttttttctcttggtttttggttttttgagacaggccccATGTAACAGAGGCTAGACTGGCCttgactcctgatcctcctacctcccagCAAGTGGGATTGCAGGtctgtatatcacacacacacacacacacacacacacacacacacacacacacacacacacacacacacacacaccttgttccACAGCTTTTATGAGTTTCACATATGACGGTCATGAGCCTTCATAGCATATGCTCcaaacattttcttcttggtttcttttttttttcaggtatctTCAACTTATTGacatgtttgttttagttttttctctTGAgatctattaatttttattttatgtgcatgggtgtttacatgtgcatctgtgcaccacatgtgtgcactgcctgtagatgtcagaagagggcactggatccactggaaatggagttacaaaaccaaacccaggtcctttggaagagcagacagtgctcttaactggtgagccacctctccatcctttgttttaagttttttgagatagggtcttactctaCAGCACAGGCTGTACTCTTAAGTTGAGCTccctttgatcctcctgcctcagcttcctactGCTGGGATGACAAGGCTTTGTGACCTAACTGTaggcttgttttgctttgtcctaaagaatttgtttttaagtagTCAGATATGTAgatattgtttatgtttttcccCTTTCTGGTTTTGCGACACAGGTAGATAATCTTTCCCTGTACTGTAGTTAGGATGCAGGTCActcaggtgttttttgttttttgtttttttttggtgttttggttttttttttttgctttttcctagcctgcatgtatgtgtaccctGTACATATCTGAtacaaagaggtcagaagaggctgtAGTATCCCCTAgagctgcagatggttgtgagctgccttgtgagtgctAGGGAttggacttgggtcctctggaagagcagccagtgctcttatccaatGATCTATCTCtctatggtttatttttaaatatgatatcaaagccaggtgtagtagttacacatctttaatcccagcacttgggaggcagaggctggtagatctgTTGTGAGttggacaccagcctggtctacataatgagttccaggacagccagagctacatagtgagatcttgtttcaaaaaaaccgaaaccaaaagaaaaaaaaaaaaaaaagacaagaaaagaaaagtagcagataaaggttttgttttgttttttttcttttcccaaatggCTACCCAGTTATCGAAATAACTTACACTGTAACCAGGCATGATGACATTTATCTATAGCTTATCACTTGAGAGGCTAAAGCAAGAGGATTGCTCTGAGTTTAGGCCAGCCTAGGATGAATAGCAAAACCTTGTTTTTAAGACGAAGGGGgtggcttgagagatggctcaactggttAAGGcacttgatatatatatatataagttcaaattaggaacaagcttgtttcacatgtcaatcccttccccctctccttcccaaggcacttgttcttacagaggacttagATTCAGTTCCTGTCACTGATTTAGCAGCTCAAAACCatcataactctagttccatgggatccGAAGCCCTCTGTGAACTCTACAGGCACTAGGGACAcaaatggtgcacatacatgcagacaaaacactcatatgcataaaataagtgaatttttaaaagccCATTTATAACCCAGTGATTTGAGTGACAACTTTCCATATAATTTGGAGAGTTTTCTAGACTTTGAGCTCTGTCTAATTGGTCTGCTTGCCCATCTTTTTGAAATGCACATATAGTtgctgaatttattttttcttttttggggcaTCAGTGAAAACAAAGGCAGATAATTATTTAGAAGGAGAAATTTTCCCCCCAGGGAAAAAGTTtgagagcaacaacaacaaaaaggacatAAGACTTTCTGACACATAGATTAGAATTTGGGGATAGAGAAACATGGCTTTATTCTCAAAGTCTGCAAAAAGTAAGAACTAGTGTGTTTTCCTAGTGTCTTGGTGAGGGGCTGCATGCTAGAGGGAAAAGGGCTGGAGAGCCCTTGAGAGGGTCCACATCACAGTGGGTCACCTATGTCCTGCAGGCCTGGTCAGTGTGGACTCAGGGTTGAAAGTCAACTCTGAGCCATAACTAATCAGTTTAATGAAATTGTGGGGATTACACAGCTTGCTTCAAGGGATAAGTTTAGAAAGGCCAGCCCTTCTAGGTTGAGGGTCCTGTCGGGACACAGACTGGAAACAGATTTTACATAAGTCAGCCTACATTTGTTTCTTGTGCTATGTATTGTACAACTATGTGATTAAGAAGGGTCGTCATATTGGGAAAATTATGTTTACTTGTAAAACAGTTTTCATAATTTAGGACATTTCAAATCCAGAAACATGACCAAAGGTTATGCTAggccattttaaaaattcagtaaatAGCCTCTCTAGCCAGGTAGCTGGCTAAGtttacagtgccaggcatgaaaTCTCTCctattgagtgggccttaagtccaattagacagctctTGGTTACCCTCAAGACAGTGGTGCCCGTATTGCACTATTGGTGACTTCTCAACTATTTTTGCCCAAGTCCTCACCCAATATCATTATACAGTCATGGTATATTTTAATTCcagagtttgttttttcttttccagggAGCTTCTGGCTGTTTTTCCCATGTGCCCTTTTGTATCTATTCATGTTACTCATGAAATATTAATAGCTTGTTAGTATTTTTGTTAGGATTAAGTAGAATTTTCAAATTAACTTAGGGAAGACTCTCATCTTTGTAGTCTCAAGTCATCCTATCTAAGAATAGGAAACTTTCAAAATGAGTCCTTCTGTACTTTGTGCCCTGAAGAGTGTTCTAAGCTGGCATGGAGCACTTACATGAATTCTCAGCATTgctgaggcagagtcaggaagatcagttcaaagtcatccttggctacatagcaagttcaaggctagccacataagactttatttaaaaaacaaacaaacaaacaaacaaaccttcccCCACTCCAAAAGAGAATGTTTAATTCTCCAAGCCAggattggtggtgcatgcctgtaatcccgcCTCTCTGCAGCTCCCAGCTACCTGGGTTGCTGCCTTTGGGGGATCTCCTAGCACCTGCTCTCATGTGATGCACAAGACCtcactcatgcacacagacacataaataaaacatcaattaaaatgaaagtaaaaaccCAAAGAATTTGCTTCCTATTTTCgtgtagtttctttgtttttgatttgtcaTAAATGCCACTTACACCTCAAATGATTTTTAGTATCTCTGGAGCTAATTGTGTCATTGTTTTCCTCATGAGAACTAACATATGAATGGTGTTCATGGATTTCCTAGTGTTGAGCCcgtctttcatttcttcctggtCTTAGTGTGATTTCCTTAATGTGATGGGGGAGGTTACGTTTCCTCCTAGCTTTACTTTTTGCCTTGGTGTTTGTGATGGTTAGTGTTGAATGTCAATTTGACAGGACAGGGAATTGGACAAACTCCAAGCATACCTGTGAGGTATTATTTAGATTAGGTTAGCTTCTGGGAATGCCTGTGGTAAATCTAGAACTCAATCCCATGTACCCATGGTGAAATGTCTCCTCGTTGAATAAACCCATTATATTTCAAAAAACTCCAATGGGACTATTGGCAATTAATGGTGGCTGTAGAAGTTGGAGGAGGGTGTAGTTTTGTCAGTGGTGTACCCATTGAAAAGTAGTCTGTGCACTAGTAAATAACTTCCTACCCACAGTCATGCAAACAACCATAACTGAATCAAATTacaatgtgtgcacacacatacaccctgaAAGACCTGAAAATTGGAGGGAGACTTCATGGAAAGAAGAATGGTTTCAGTGGAAGAAGTGGTGGGAGGATAAGAGACCGTCAAAGCCCTTTAACATCAGGCATGAGACTACAgcatttggagtttgccctgctgaGTTTCCTTCTTGTTTTGCCAGGAGTTCCTCACTAGCTCCATATTCCTCCCTTTgagaatggtaatgtatattctgtgtcattgtatgctggaagtatgtaatttgctttttaattttacagttaAGAGCTTGTCTTTACTCTCAGAAGGGACATTGAACTTTTAAGCAGTGTTGAGACTggaagactatggggacttttgaagttgcactaaatgcattttacattataCCATGACCGTGAGCCTATGGGGCCAAGAaatggaatgtggtagtttgaatgagaactgtTCCCCATAGGTTCGTaagtttgaatacttggtcctcccTTCCCAACCCCCCACCTGGTAGAACTCTGGGAAGGATtggaaagtgtggccttgttggaggaggtcaggctttgagaatttaaagactCACACCATTTCAATGGTTATGCTTGTGGTAACAAtgtggaagctgggcagtggtgctacacacttttaatcttagcacttgggaggcagaggcaggtgggtctctgtgagtttgagactagaccctctcttgaaaaaaaaaagaatgtgcagTGTAGCTTCCTGCTCCCACCACCATCCCCTTGGCCTCTAGCCCCCTGGAATTGTAAGCCCaaattgaaggaaccagcttccttttggcagccataacagccgaacatgtgcttgccataaacctgccttggtcacgtagaggtcagatgcctgtctcgtgacaaggaacccatcagaagttagtcactagaaagttagatgcctgtctcgtgacaaggagccaattggaagttagctggtggcgctatgctctacgaccctgggtgtgctttacggacaagcgcacgacaatgacgtagagagcatagcaaccaccctgggagggcctatgggccataacaaccagttgaccaatcaacacagggcaagccctccaagcctggaagcacaccaatcatgagcctgtgcataagcctgtgcgtacccctagacactccccttacgctgccctataagatcttttgggagacccaaggagcggtcttttctagccatccgccatggcaggtgggtgaaagacccgagctaacatggggttagttcgttaaattacaataaagcctcgtgcagcttgcagcaagctctcgaatccgcctggtgattggggtgacctcgaacctggcctgggaccccgagtttttgggggtctaacaaaataaactcttctatgagttgccttggtcatggtattttatcacagctactGTAAAATAACTAATAGAGATGGTAATGATTAAAACTCACTATATATTTGACATTttcaatgaataaattttaagaacCAACTAGGAATTACTAAATACCATAGATAATAAACACTCAGGATAATAAACACAAGGAAACTCAGACTTGGCAAAGACAGTGATTTCCAACTGAGTGTAGATGTTGGAGCCATGCATTAGATCATACAAGCAAATGTTTTCTGCCTTGGGAGGTGTTCAGAAGCAGGTCTTTCTGGGTGGCCACCAGAGGGACATGCTGGCCCTGGGCCGAGGGTAAATTGGTGAGTGTTTACGGAAGTCCTCCTGACTCTGTTGCCCATAACAGAATGGCTCTGGGAATGTATCTTGGGGCATTAGGACATGATACATTCTTCTGAAGTGTTGAAGGACTATCTTTGCAATTAACCTTCTTTAGTTCATGTAGATGTAGAAACTGAATGTTAGCTTTCCCCCACATTACCTGGTTATGGGCTGTGTGTGCAGACTCTGAGATCAATAAAAGTAATTTGTTCTTCCATGCCGGTAAGAGAATTATTCACAAGTGAGCCATGCATACTGTGTTAAGAAAGAATGCAACTCGATGCTAAGGAAGATGTGTTGAATCATATAAGTAGTTCCTTGAACAAAATTTATAGGTTTAGTACATTTTCAATAAACCAGTCACAATAGTTTATTACAGGAATTTCAGCCAAAATTGTTTAAAATGACTATTTTAAATCTATCAAACAGAGTAACTACAGACAGTGCTTGAACTAACAAGGTTAAGGTAAGTGATGGCTGTGAGTCCTGAAAGTCATCTCCACACATGTCCCAGGAAGCTTTCCAGCTCCACAGGGGTCTATGTTGGGAGCTGAAGTTTTCTGAAGATAAATTCAGAGTATTATATATTGCCTGAGGTGATCAGAAGTAAAATCTTGTGTTTCAGAAACGTGCATGCAGGAGGTCAGAGGCTGGTGGGCATGAGTACAATAGCCACATGGTGAGCACCTGCACCCTGCTGTCCTGGAGCACAGAGGACCAGGAGCCATGGCCACCAGGCCAGCCTGCACCACGACCAGCGTGTAGCCAGGAGAGGCTGAGCTCGGTGGTATGTGCTTCCTCTTGCCCCCAAACCCACTGGGAGCCCATAGAATTCATTTCAGAAAACCATGGCTATCCCTCTGCTGATGCACACATGTCTGTGGTTCA
The DNA window shown above is from Cricetulus griseus strain 17A/GY chromosome 3, alternate assembly CriGri-PICRH-1.0, whole genome shotgun sequence and carries:
- the CUNH10orf143 gene encoding uncharacterized protein C10orf143 homolog — translated: MDSLAPGRWRRRRTEEISAAGDAKRACRRSEAGGHEYNSHMVSTCTLLSWSTEDQEPWPPGQPAPRPACSQERLSSVVLQNGGRNSAQPCLRCIAGESGHFNHTGNH